From a single Arachis hypogaea cultivar Tifrunner chromosome 3, arahy.Tifrunner.gnm2.J5K5, whole genome shotgun sequence genomic region:
- the LOC112770669 gene encoding uncharacterized protein, whose protein sequence is MNVLDSQVEALVFNYLTFGFLTLLNNFWTWLALLTAALSFWKIRSSVCPEPEIGDPTRELVVEAAIPEAVTPLVESAAVVDAAPLAVTEDVDGVRKGKFTVYYEEEGDDEGAQCMRGEREGSLTLTLPLMAWREEGCEVEWWEKWERLLRLRNGVNEGGWYTCQDLTELNGNVVRLWDGGFRCRESWYSYSCVDVW, encoded by the coding sequence ATGAACGTGTTGGATTCCCAAGTGGAGGCTCTTGTCTTCAACTACCTCACCTTTGGTTTCCTCACTCTCCTCAACAACTTTTGGACTTGGCTCGCACTTCTCACCGCAGCCCTCAGCTTCTGGAAGATTCGCTCATCGGTTTGCCCCGAACCCGAAATAGGTGACCCGACCAGAGAGCTGGTAGTTGAAGCTGCCATTCCCGAGGCGGTAACGCCGCTAGTTGAGTCAGCTGCTGTCGTGGATGCGGCTCCGTTGGCGGTTACTGAGGACGTTGACGGCGTAAGGAAGGGGAAGTTTACGGTGTACTACGAGGAGGAGGGTGATGATGAGGGCGCGCAATGCATGCGCGGCGAGAGAGAGGGATCTTTGACTTTGACTCTGCCTTTGATGGCGTGGAGGGAAGAAGGGTGCGAAGTGGAGTGGTGGGAAAAGTGGGAGAGGTTGTTACGGTTGAGGAACGGCGTTAATGAGGGCGGATGGTACACGTGTCAGGACTTGACGGAGCTTAACGGGAACGTTGTGAGGTTGTGGGATGGTGGGTTCCGGTGTAGAGAATCATGGTACAGCTACAGCTGTGTTGATGTTTGGTGA